The Larimichthys crocea isolate SSNF chromosome XXI, L_crocea_2.0, whole genome shotgun sequence genomic sequence TTCCATGACCAGATCCAGCCACGGCTGCTGTTGCTATACCAGCGGGTGTTACTGTGAGGATTACATCGCACTCAGCCTCCCGCTCAGCTGCCTCCTAACTGGATGGCTTACATAATGCAAATGGCCAGTTGCTGTGGAGAAAAATCGAAAGCTGACTTTTCATTGGACGCTTGCACGAGCATAGCTTCAGCACATTGGTTGAATTGTGTTGGTTGGACTCTTTTGATTTACTTTGTCTCTTATAGTTAGGTCTGTGttttaacaatatatttttaattcatggCTCACCACAGGGATTATCTGATGCAAAACCTCTACACCATTGAGTTAACTTGTGTTGTCTCTTGTGTGTGACCAATCAGAGCGACTGCAGAAGCTTCAGTTAGAGGATCTGAGGGAGTTTCTCCAGGAACAgcttgctgtttcttttttcctacCTGATGATGTGGTGGTGGAGCAGTTACAGGCTGCTATGTCTGAGCTTCGGAGTAAAAAGCTAGACCAACCTCCTCCAGGTGcagttgtgttttattcttaGACGCTACATTCACCTCTTTGTCTAATACATCAAGTattctttttttgcctttgtcaATGAATTCCCTATCATccattgccttttttttaggCAAATCAGAGGAGCTGCCAAAGAAACCTCTGGGTCAAGAGAGACCAATTCTCCTTCTGCCTCTGCAGCCAGACTCTCCTCTGGAGgtcaaaataaatctgcagccCCAGAGCGAGCCAAATACAGAGGCCCAGCAAACAGATGGCAACACCCTACATCAGACCCCTTCTCCTGCAGAGCCCCAGGACTCGGGAACACCTACTATGCCTTTACGTGAACCAGCTGAAGTCCACTCACAAGGAACACCTTCTCCTTTAATGCCTTGTAGACCGCCTCCATTACctccaaaaacagacaaacccTGCGCTGAAGTCAAATTGGACAGAGATGTGAAGGAGTCTCTTCCAGAGGTTAGCCAGACTGAAGATGGAGGAAAACAGCAGAGTGATCCTGGAGAGCCAGACACTGAGGAGAAGCCTCTGGATTGGCCTCCACCCTATGTGCCCCCCGCTTTGGATGAACTTCCCCTGCAGACTGACGAGGAGATCTTGGATCTTCCAGATCTGCCACCTCCACCTTTCTTTTACCCTGAGCAGATGGATAACGGATCATCCCAACTGGGAACCCAGCGCCGCTCTCCTTCCCCTCGCTCAGCCTCACCACTGGTCACTCCAATGATGCCATCTCCGAAACCATCCCTAAAACAGCCCACCCTCCCACAGAAAAAGCCTTCCCCTCCCCGTACCTTCataacatcctcctcctccccctctcccagACCTCCCCCAAAGCCAACCAAGTTCCCAGTGTCTCTCTACGTACCGGGAACTGTGGGAGACCGCCGACCCTCCAACACCTCCCAATATGACAACCTTTCTGAGGGCGACGAAGAGGACCGCTACCTGGAGAGGCTGCTGGGCTCCACACCTGAGGAAATTCTCAGCACCTTCGGCAAACCTCAACATACCATTGGCAGAGACTATGACCCTGCTCTTTAccctctgcctccacctcctctgttcatccctccatcaccttctcctgttcctccttcGCTGTGCGCTCTCCCCAGTTTGCCTCAGGAGCCAGAACATGAAGGAGAGGACAACTGGGTGAAGGACTCCATcatcccccctcctccatctaGTTTTGCTGATAGACTCACTCCCTTCCAGTGCAGTGCTGCAAgctgttcagacacacacagagccaccTCACCCAGTTACTCTAAGCCTTTCTCTAGGCCCCACAGGGACCGTTCTGCCTTCCCAGCACCACTGTTGTACACTGGGTCTCCCCCAGGCCACTCCAGGCCCTCAGGACAGTCAGCAGTTGGGGTGCCCGTGGTCCGATCCAGCCCAGACTTTTGCAGGATGCCTCCAGGTGGACAGCAACTGCCCAAATCAGTGACTTTTTAAAGTTACCAAGTACCATTCGAGTGTTACTACTTATGCCAATATGATTCGGACATTTTGTTAATACTTGATTCGTTTTTTTAAAGCCATTGAAGAGGCCAGTAGCTATTCAGTGTGTTAAATTGTTGTGCGTGAATGTACTTTTTTCATTGATGTGTACAGATTTCTGTCATACCTGTACCTTTTTTGCAAGGGCAGTGGACTTTTCTAAGTGtcaaatttgtatttaaaacTGCTCTCTGAGTTACTGTTTGCTGCACAGAAAGCCTGCTTTTTTGTTGGTGAGTCAGACCAGATTTGGCTTTCAGTTTGATGGATGGTAATGAGACATTTACACCGAAACACGGTTATGTAAAACCAGCTGCCTGTTTCAGCATTGCTTCATCTCCAAGTTTGTTCCAACGGTGTCTTAAACTGAGCGTAGTGCACTGAGCGTCGCAACTCTGACACGGGAGGTTTTTGAGGTTGCAGAGTAAGGTCGTCTTGGCTTAAGCCTGTACATTTCTACTGAATTTATGGTAAACTGTGAGCCGGCTCACACATCTTAACAGTATGTCAAACTCCAGTGAGTAACTGTTATTATAACACCATCTGTTGACTGTATTTTAAGGTCAATACTTGATAATAAAGGACCACTAAACCAGGTAGCAAACTTTTAATAGAACTGCTAAAGTTGTAACCACCAGCAACAGGGATCACATTGTGCAGTATATAATGGGTGTAAATACTGAAGCTAGTTTCATTCACATGAAACCAAAGCAGGTCATCCCGCCACCCCTCAGCAGGTAGCAGTGGGTACTCTGTGGgtattttgctgcttttttttttattatgttttaaattgatttgtTAGGGTGCTGTCAATTGCAAAGGAATGGATTTCAGGATTATATTCGCATGTCTGACACTTGATTTCACAGCaataatgtattatttcatgtttatataCATGCATGTGCCAAGGAGGatttaataaatacaacattGTCAGCACAGATGGAGTtgaagtacaaaaaaatgaaaagattagTCACAATATTTATGAAGAATAGCTCCAT encodes the following:
- the si:dkeyp-19e1.3 gene encoding USP6 N-terminal-like protein isoform X1, producing the protein MQDEVIEEPPSSDPNLDMKKDIDTLIAEERVEIITKYDKGRQEGVNIDPWEDADYSIYKVTDRFGFLHEEELPTPSALEEKQKHQEIERVEKWLKMVKNWDKYRNSEKLVKRVYKGIPLQLRGQAWALLLDIEKVKQENEGKYEKMKQQARSFSTEIKQIDLDVNRTFRNHIMFMDRFGVKQQALFHVLAAYSVYNTEVSYCQGMSQIAAILLMYLNEEDAFWALSQLLTNSKHAMHGFFIPGFPKLQRFQTHHELILSKMLPKLKKHLDKEQMTTGIYTTKWFLQCFIDRTPFTLTLRLWDIYILEGEKILTAMAYTTFKLHKKRLQKLQLEDLREFLQEQLAVSFFLPDDVVVEQLQAAMSELRSKKLDQPPPGKSEELPKKPLGQERPILLLPLQPDSPLEVKINLQPQSEPNTEAQQTDGNTLHQTPSPAEPQDSGTPTMPLREPAEVHSQGTPSPLMPCRPPPLPPKTDKPCAEVKLDRDVKESLPEVSQTEDGGKQQSDPGEPDTEEKPLDWPPPYVPPALDELPLQTDEEILDLPDLPPPPFFYPEQMDNGSSQLGTQRRSPSPRSASPLVTPMMPSPKPSLKQPTLPQKKPSPPRTFITSSSSPSPRPPPKPTKFPVSLYVPGTVGDRRPSNTSQYDNLSEGDEEDRYLERLLGSTPEEILSTFGKPQHTIGRDYDPALYPLPPPPLFIPPSPSPVPPSLCALPSLPQEPEHEGEDNWVKDSIIPPPPSSFADRLTPFQCSAASCSDTHRATSPSYSKPFSRPHRDRSAFPAPLLYTGSPPGHSRPSGQSAVGVPVVRSSPDFCRMPPGGQQLPKSVTF
- the si:dkeyp-19e1.3 gene encoding USP6 N-terminal-like protein isoform X2 yields the protein MKKDIDTLIAEERVEIITKYDKGRQEGVNIDPWEDADYSIYKVTDRFGFLHEEELPTPSALEEKQKHQEIERVEKWLKMVKNWDKYRNSEKLVKRVYKGIPLQLRGQAWALLLDIEKVKQENEGKYEKMKQQARSFSTEIKQIDLDVNRTFRNHIMFMDRFGVKQQALFHVLAAYSVYNTEVSYCQGMSQIAAILLMYLNEEDAFWALSQLLTNSKHAMHGFFIPGFPKLQRFQTHHELILSKMLPKLKKHLDKEQMTTGIYTTKWFLQCFIDRTPFTLTLRLWDIYILEGEKILTAMAYTTFKLHKKRLQKLQLEDLREFLQEQLAVSFFLPDDVVVEQLQAAMSELRSKKLDQPPPGKSEELPKKPLGQERPILLLPLQPDSPLEVKINLQPQSEPNTEAQQTDGNTLHQTPSPAEPQDSGTPTMPLREPAEVHSQGTPSPLMPCRPPPLPPKTDKPCAEVKLDRDVKESLPEVSQTEDGGKQQSDPGEPDTEEKPLDWPPPYVPPALDELPLQTDEEILDLPDLPPPPFFYPEQMDNGSSQLGTQRRSPSPRSASPLVTPMMPSPKPSLKQPTLPQKKPSPPRTFITSSSSPSPRPPPKPTKFPVSLYVPGTVGDRRPSNTSQYDNLSEGDEEDRYLERLLGSTPEEILSTFGKPQHTIGRDYDPALYPLPPPPLFIPPSPSPVPPSLCALPSLPQEPEHEGEDNWVKDSIIPPPPSSFADRLTPFQCSAASCSDTHRATSPSYSKPFSRPHRDRSAFPAPLLYTGSPPGHSRPSGQSAVGVPVVRSSPDFCRMPPGGQQLPKSVTF